Proteins from one Oscillatoria nigro-viridis PCC 7112 genomic window:
- the psaK gene encoding photosystem I reaction center subunit PsaK, whose product MFTPILLATVARTVEWSPTIGLIMILCNILAIAIGKSTIQNPHTGPAAPSSNMFGGLSLGAVVGTLCFGHILGAGTILGLSYIGAI is encoded by the coding sequence ATGTTTACACCAATTTTACTTGCCACTGTCGCCAGAACCGTAGAGTGGAGCCCTACAATCGGTTTGATTATGATTCTTTGCAATATTTTAGCTATTGCGATCGGCAAATCAACCATCCAAAATCCTCACACAGGCCCAGCAGCGCCCTCCTCGAATATGTTCGGCGGCTTGAGTTTGGGTGCGGTTGTGGGAACTCTCTGCTTCGGTCATATTTTGGGAGCAGGTACGATTTTAGGATTGTCTTACATAGGCGCGATTTAG
- a CDS encoding histidine phosphatase family protein: MSLKIYFVRHGETTYSKTGGFCGDLDPELTAEGSQMAEQFAATYAKLPWNAVYVSPMKRTIATAKPLCDAVGIEMQLRDGLREIKYGEWEGKTLESVKKEYTEDYINWLTEPAWNAPNGGETSVQIASRASLVIAEIEEKYKNGNVLVVSHKATIRIILCSLLGIDLGRYRDRISALAASVSIVQFDVRGPLLEVLGDRSYMDETLRNLPGT, translated from the coding sequence ATGAGCTTAAAAATCTACTTTGTACGACACGGTGAAACGACTTACAGCAAGACTGGCGGTTTCTGCGGCGACCTCGACCCAGAATTAACAGCCGAAGGTTCTCAAATGGCAGAACAATTTGCAGCCACTTACGCAAAATTGCCTTGGAATGCTGTTTATGTCAGTCCGATGAAACGCACAATTGCTACTGCAAAACCTTTGTGCGATGCTGTGGGAATTGAAATGCAGCTTCGCGACGGACTGAGGGAAATTAAGTACGGTGAGTGGGAAGGCAAAACATTAGAATCAGTCAAAAAAGAATATACAGAAGATTATATTAACTGGCTGACTGAACCTGCTTGGAATGCACCAAACGGCGGCGAAACTTCGGTGCAAATTGCCAGTAGAGCTTCCTTAGTTATTGCAGAAATTGAGGAAAAATACAAGAATGGAAATGTGTTGGTTGTCTCCCACAAAGCCACTATTCGGATTATTCTGTGCAGTTTGTTGGGGATTGATTTGGGACGTTATCGCGATCGCATTAGCGCTTTAGCAGCTTCTGTCAGTATTGTCCAGTTTGATGTTCGCGGCCCGTTGCTGGAGGTTTTGGGCGATCGATCGTACATGGATGAAACTCTCCGCAATTTACCCGGTACTTGA